The following are encoded together in the Pradoshia eiseniae genome:
- a CDS encoding asparagine synthase: MNIREGLIPAVLGSAVTAGGYALKQMQGKNNMIANTVIGFGLAHIVLGAIDLVEHRS, translated from the coding sequence ATGAACATTCGAGAAGGATTAATTCCGGCCGTATTAGGTTCTGCCGTAACCGCAGGTGGATATGCATTAAAGCAGATGCAGGGCAAAAACAACATGATCGCCAACACTGTTATAGGCTTCGGCTTAGCCCATATCGTTTTAGGCGCCATTGATCTTGTAGAACATCGCAGTTAG